One window of the Natronomonas marina genome contains the following:
- a CDS encoding S26 family signal peptidase, whose amino-acid sequence MSDAGDGPDDGRPSGIVGWLKWFWTTDEGVALYVRDVVTSVGAVLVVGLLLFAVSGIWPPMVAIESGSMNPNMERGDLVFVVSDERFVPEAAPTHDGASTGVIPADRAEEVGHKEFGKHGDVIVYRPDGNNRRTPVIHRAMLWVEDGENWYDRADPDDIANADNCQELRHCPAPHAGFITKGDNGVTNPNYDQVSTLSAPVRPEWVVGTAELRVPYLGQIRLLFSQLSPAPAVESADVPTTDARSGVERPLAVGTAAAAPSSSAPATATPPSPSAPAATPQAGSVPAA is encoded by the coding sequence ATGAGTGACGCTGGGGACGGGCCCGACGACGGACGCCCGTCCGGCATCGTCGGCTGGCTGAAGTGGTTCTGGACGACCGACGAGGGGGTCGCCCTCTACGTCCGCGACGTGGTGACGAGCGTCGGAGCGGTCCTCGTCGTCGGCCTGCTCCTCTTCGCCGTCAGCGGTATCTGGCCGCCGATGGTCGCCATCGAGTCGGGCAGCATGAACCCGAACATGGAGCGCGGGGACCTCGTGTTCGTCGTGAGCGATGAGCGGTTCGTCCCCGAGGCGGCGCCGACCCACGACGGGGCGTCGACGGGCGTCATCCCCGCCGACCGCGCCGAGGAGGTCGGCCACAAGGAGTTCGGCAAGCACGGCGATGTCATCGTCTATCGCCCGGACGGCAACAACAGGCGGACCCCCGTCATCCACCGGGCGATGCTGTGGGTCGAGGACGGCGAGAACTGGTACGACCGCGCGGACCCAGACGACATCGCCAACGCCGACAACTGCCAGGAACTGCGGCACTGTCCCGCGCCCCACGCCGGCTTCATCACGAAGGGCGACAACGGGGTGACGAACCCCAACTACGATCAGGTGTCGACGCTGTCGGCGCCGGTCCGACCCGAGTGGGTCGTCGGGACCGCGGAGCTGCGGGTACCTTACCTCGGACAGATTCGACTGCTGTTCTCGCAACTGTCGCCGGCACCGGCCGTCGAGTCGGCCGATGTCCCGACGACCGACGCCCGCTCCGGCGTCGAGCGACCGCTGGCCGTCGGGACCGCCGCGGCCGCCCCATCGTCGTCCGCTCCGGCCACGGCGACACCTCCATCGCCGTCCGCGCCCGCCGCGACTCCCCAGGCCGGCTCGGTTCCGGCCGCCTGA
- the phaC gene encoding class III poly(R)-hydroxyalkanoic acid synthase subunit PhaC, translating into MSSENPFFAPLNFQRELMEATTDAFEKTQAAPEQLEKLEDVEVGHTPSEVVYTENKLELLHYESLTDEQHETPILVVYALINKPFILDLQPDRSVVRRLLEAGHDVYLVDWNEPSRLDQHLTLEDYVNRYIDNCVDVVRERSGQDRINILGYCMGGTMTAMYTALHQEKVRTLGLMAAGLCFEDTGGVLELWGDQEYYDPEDVVDVYGNVPAEMLDVGFALMDPVANYVSKYVRLYDNLDNDDFVENFGRMEQWLDEGIDVAGEAYVQFLRDIYQENKLHRNELYLGGEHVDITSIEVPVLQITGEYDHLIPSGASKPFNEVVGSDDTEIIEYPTGHIGLAVSGSSHRDVWPRVAEWYIEKSTDDPERLAEVEAAVEAATDQIGIEEIDVDVEAAVEEEAHAIEEAVAGEAEDEIAEEAVDPAGTEGSDLEEIDGIGPAYAERLREGGILTVAQLAESDPETVAEAAGVGTARVEGWIDAAGE; encoded by the coding sequence ATGAGCTCCGAGAACCCCTTCTTCGCGCCGCTGAACTTCCAGCGGGAGCTGATGGAGGCCACCACGGACGCCTTCGAGAAGACGCAGGCCGCACCCGAGCAACTGGAGAAACTGGAGGACGTCGAGGTCGGACACACTCCCAGCGAGGTCGTCTACACCGAGAACAAACTGGAACTGCTCCACTACGAGTCGCTGACCGACGAGCAGCACGAGACGCCCATCCTCGTCGTCTACGCGCTCATCAACAAGCCGTTCATCCTCGACCTGCAGCCGGACCGCAGCGTCGTCCGGCGGCTGCTCGAGGCCGGCCACGACGTCTACCTCGTCGACTGGAACGAGCCGTCCCGGCTCGACCAGCACCTCACGCTCGAGGACTACGTCAACCGCTACATCGACAACTGCGTCGATGTCGTCCGGGAACGGTCCGGACAGGACCGCATCAACATTCTCGGCTACTGCATGGGCGGAACGATGACCGCGATGTACACCGCCCTCCACCAGGAGAAAGTGCGGACGCTCGGGCTGATGGCCGCCGGGCTCTGCTTCGAGGACACCGGCGGCGTCCTCGAACTGTGGGGCGACCAGGAGTACTACGACCCCGAGGACGTCGTCGACGTCTACGGGAACGTCCCCGCCGAGATGCTCGACGTCGGCTTCGCCCTGATGGACCCCGTCGCCAACTACGTCTCGAAGTACGTCCGCCTGTACGACAACCTCGACAACGACGACTTCGTCGAGAACTTCGGCCGGATGGAGCAGTGGCTCGACGAGGGCATCGACGTCGCCGGCGAGGCCTACGTCCAGTTCCTCCGGGACATCTACCAGGAGAACAAGCTCCACCGCAACGAGCTGTACCTCGGCGGCGAACACGTCGATATCACGTCCATCGAGGTCCCCGTCCTCCAGATTACGGGCGAGTACGACCACCTCATCCCCTCGGGGGCCAGCAAGCCGTTCAACGAGGTGGTCGGCAGCGACGACACCGAGATCATCGAGTACCCGACGGGTCACATCGGGCTGGCGGTGTCGGGGTCGAGCCACCGCGACGTCTGGCCCCGCGTCGCCGAGTGGTACATCGAGAAGTCCACCGACGACCCCGAACGCCTCGCCGAGGTCGAGGCGGCCGTCGAGGCGGCGACCGACCAGATCGGCATCGAGGAGATAGACGTCGACGTCGAGGCGGCCGTCGAGGAGGAGGCCCACGCCATCGAGGAGGCCGTCGCCGGTGAGGCCGAGGACGAAATCGCCGAGGAGGCGGTCGACCCGGCCGGTACCGAGGGGTCGGACCTCGAGGAGATAGACGGCATCGGGCCGGCCTACGCCGAGCGACTCCGCGAGGGCGGCATCCTGACGGTCGCACAGTTGGCCGAATCCGACCCCGAGACCGTCGCGGAGGCCGCCGGCGTCGGCACCGCTCGCGTCGAGGGCTGGATCGACGCGGCAGGGGAGTAG